The following is a genomic window from Spirochaetota bacterium.
TAGCTGAGAGTACTTCTTTTAGGGAGGTTGTGAATTCCAAGATGATGAAGAATGGAACGATGAGCAAAGAACATAGCACAGAGGTCACGGATAGATTGGACGCGAGTGATAACAGCGATTAACATAGTGAGGAGATGGTCTTTAGATTTGAACTTTTTGGAATGCTTATCTGATGCGGATTTTAGGATGATAGGTTCTATATTGGCTTGTTTAACAAGGGCAGCCAGCTGTCCAAAAACAGGAAAGGGGGAAAAGAATTTTTGATTAATTTTGTGGGGCTGATGGGTGTTTTTCATAGACAAGTAATTTGGAGTTAAAAACATCAGCAAAAAAACAAAAAAGGGCAGAATTTTCTGCCCTTTTTGTTTTTAATTTTGTGTATCCTTTTTAAGAATTATTTTGGACAATAGTGTCAAAAAATAAAAA
Proteins encoded in this region:
- a CDS encoding DUF4372 domain-containing protein, translating into MKNTHQPHKINQKFFSPFPVFGQLAALVKQANIEPIILKSASDKHSKKFKSKDHLLTMLIAVITRVQSIRDLCAMFFAHRSILHHLGIHNLPKRSTLS